The sequence TGTACTACCTAAAGATGATCGAGAAGAATAAGAAATTCAACTATTGTGGATAGCATTAATGCTTTTAGTCTCTTGAAAGCTTGAGAAAGGCTTTTAGGGAGATCAGTTCCATATGCGCCAAACAAGAGTCTTTCTCAAAACTTACATAGATGGTAGTTATATTGTTAGTATTGCAATAAATTGCAGataataagaaatgaaattggcttCGAGCCGATTACTCTGATGCTTTTCGGACTGATCCATTCATGAACCTACAACTGTTGAGAAATGTTGTGGATTTTCAAAGCAATTGTTTGACACTTGGCTTGCATGgtaatttctctctcctaccagttatattatgtcttttacttttttataaCATATATTTTACCTTGCTGATTTTGGTATGCCTATTTtggtaatgtgtacatagttggaacatgttgattcttaatgtgcacATGATTGTACACCTGTTAATAGTTAaggtgcacatagttgtacacctgttagttgacgtgcacatagttgtacacctgttgattgttaATGTTCTCATTGTTCTACACATGTTAGTTGaagtgcacatagttgtacacctgttaatCGTTAATTTTCACATAGTTCTACACATCTTGATGTAACATatgcacataattgtacacatgttgatcgttaatgtgcacataactgtacacttgttgattgttaatgtgtacataattgtacacctatgaatgaatgtttataaaCGTTCCAAAAAAATATTTGTGCACTAAATTATTGGCTAATTTTCATCCTTTAAGGTTGAGTTTATCAAAATCAGGCTCATCTTTGGTTTACAATAGTAAAACCTTAAGGAAACCATATTTTATTGTTGTTTGCGGTGTAAAACTTAAAGCAAAtagtaatttattgttttctgaaGTGTCTTGTCTTCTTATAACTTGATTTCTTAGACTTCAACAGATACATTATTTGTTAATATCTCGAGTTCTTAGCCTTTTTCTTAATCTCAATTGCAGGTGTAATGAAGGTCAAAGATGATAGATGAGTCCCCCAACTTATGTTCCTATGCTTGCATCCCAAGATGCGGCAACACGGTGTAAGGTATTTGGTCTAATTgtatacttgattccctttacaAGATTTTGTGCATCGGGCTTGCTTCGGTGAGTTTGTCATGTGTTGAAAGTATTTTGAGTTCTTCTCATATGAGTTCAGTATCCTACGAAATATATTGTTCCTCAACTTTTAAAGCATAATTTCTCATTTATATTTCTTGTCATGACCATATAAAGCACTATTTAAATAACTTTATTTAGGTTtgcgatgatttttttttacaagatTCATACTGATTAGTAAAACTATGCCTACAACATTTATCATTCGGCACTATGGATTTTCCTTTGTTAGTTAACTTATTATCTTTTCCATTTGTATCTCATTTGTTCGGAACCCCTCATTTTCCGTCCaattttttctttgtcatatcggATTGTGCAGAAGATGGATAGCGTGAACGACGTTTTGGAACATTTGTTCAGAACCCCTCATGGATATATTGCATGTTATGTGGGCCTGATCGTTGGATTCTCTGAATTTTTACAAcgatgtacatagttgtacacaactGTTTAAATTAGAAttctaaaaaaatgaaaattatatagtcatatgggtactctttttgtagatctaggaaagagctttccgaatatataaagtttaaaAATTTTTGACGAGCAGtttgaaagataaattgtttttgagttatttgtatattatttaaaattgttgaCGTCATCATGAGTCATCGTGGACTaaactgcaaatatttggactaaattgtaaaaagATTATTAGTGTACTTTCTCATATTTTGGACTAATTTATACCTAGTTGACTCGAGCTGAACTAACCCGTAGTTTTGGAttgatttttggactaaaccatatttttcccATTCGGTTAAGAGCGGACTCGGAAACCTGCAACCCCCAGACGTAAACACAAACCTGCCCCAAATTAAACCCCAAACGGGTTTAAAATCCTCAGGGAAGTCTCAAGAGACTTCCAGAAAAATCCATAGAGAATTAAACAAGAAACCATGAACACACTTTGTAACTACAGAAAGTAAAACTTAGTAGATTTGTATGATGTCTTCAGATAAGAAAAGTAGCACAGTGAAGTTGTTTTGTCCATCACTATCAAAACTAGTTCCATGGGTTattaaaaaagaagatgaaagttTGGATTTAGGTTTAATAGCTAATACTTTTGGTCTTGAACCATCAACCTTAAAAATTAATAATCATTTTATAAGTAGAGGAATTGATTTCGTATCATCTTCAGTTAGTTGGAAAtcgcttctttctttttttgcttcAAGAGGTTTAGCTACTGGTTCTAGTGAACATGATGTTATTGTTATTGATGGAAGGGTTTGTAAGCCTGGAACTAAAAGTAAGTGCCGATTTTGCTCTCTTTACAACTATTTTTGACTTCTTGgaatttaattatatttttatAATTAGTAGATTTTGTGCCAATGAATTGCTTGTATTGCCAATTTAATGAATTTATTGAGAGCTTCTTGTTTGTCATTGTGGTACCGGGTATGTGCTTGTAGAGCTGATTAGCATATACAGTGGACATGTGTGGTGTTGTTGGCTGTTGTGTTAAATACTGCTTTGTACAATGTTGTTCTATAAATTAATTTGGTAAAACTGAACTGAAACTCTCCAGGAGGGCGTAGTAATCCCTTGGAAATTGGAAGTAGCGATGATATGAGCAGGGAGAGTACCGGACTCTCAAACAATACAGAGGGATCAATGGTAGATATTAACCTATTCAAGAAGATTAAGACAGATACATGCAATTCAGGTATGTGTTGTTCCAGCATGTTGTTACAATCGTCTATTAATGTTGGAATAGATGCCAACCTTGTATCTTGGATTAACATCGAGTAATGGTTTCTTCAGGGGTATGCCAACTTTTATCTGAAAGTTCTTCTGAGGGTCGTGAAAAGATCAAATTTAGCAGTCTTGCTGTGAAGAGGAAACCCTTGGTCGAAGATATCAATCCACCTAAAAAGGAAAAGATTAGTGAAAGCAGCTCAGGTGCGTTTATTTGAAATTATGCTTCTTTTAATGTTGGAAATTTCATGCTAGCGTGAGTAGCTCCCATCCCTATTGCTACCACACGGGCTCTTTTAGTTTGGTAGGTCATTAAGTCGAGTACCCTAACTTTAAGAAATTAAGCAAAATGCTAAGCAACTTTTCCTAAGCTGGTTGTAATATTTGATCTGTTGTGAATCCAAGAGTAGCATCCTTAGTAATGTTTTGCGAAACCAAAGCTTTTATGTATCCTTctgattttccattttttttgtaatatgaATCAGAAACTGATTACTAACGAACATACTTGAGTGAACTTAACTAGAGGATGGTGCTAGGTTTCAGTAGACTTGCAATCAGAATTAACACTAACAGTGtaataaacatgctcaaaattaaCTGGACAGGTAAACAGGGATGTGGGAGATTGTGTGTTGTTTTGTTTGTTCGACTCACATGGGAAGGTAACTTTTATCGCTTGTGTTTTGTTTTGTAGGTAGATTGAATTTCCCTATGACCAGTCCAGTAGTTCGATCTGTACGCAACTGTATCGATGGCAGTATTAGTGGAAGCTTAAAACGGCTGAGAATAGATGAGATGATTATGGCCACCCCTGGCAAAAGACAGAGATAACTGGTCTTGCATTTTGAAGTGTAAAATCTTAAATCTTAATATAGCGCTCATCTAGAAAGGGGTAAAAATTGGATCCACCAAGTGTGTACATATCAGTTTATGGCATAGAATACCAAATGGTTTTTGGTCCAAAATTGTATACCAGTTTGTAAACATGAATGtaaattttctttgatttcagcATAACTTGACAGACAGTACATCTGCAAACTGGTGCTATAATGTTACCAGCTTAGCAAATAACAATAAACCTCACTGGGGGATATAGAAGCAAACCAGGAAACACAGGTTTGTACAGTAACATTTACTATATCTTTGCCCTTTCAGGAATGAACTTATAGTTATACCACAACTGTAGTTGGTTGAATAGCAGAACAGGACTGAGAATTTTAATCAACTTCAGTATTCTTATCATTAATTATGTAAATGGGCCACAAGAGTATCAGCTTTGAGAGCCAACCAGGCTCTCACAAGCTGAATTTATCCAAAGAGGGGCCAATACATGATCCGTAAAAGCAAATTGAAAACCAGGAAAACTGTTAAGTCACAAATTTTGCAGACCATTTAGatatcaaataaataaatactaAATAGAATTTTCCATTTGTTTACTTCAGCTACTGATATTGAAACTGTTTGGTCTACCTATACTCAGACTACACTGAACCCATTTTCAGTAAATACAGTTGGAAAAGCTACACAAAAGTAAATTTTACAGGCGGACTGATATACCAGAGTTGAAACAAGCGCCTGCCATGGGCACAAACATTTTGTCTGGTAACCAGCGCCAAAGCCAACAGCAGGAAAAAAACACCATCTCTATTCTCTCGAGTCTAAAGCAAGGAGTATCTTCTTCCTCGGTCCCTGAAAACCATAACcaacaaaacttaatacaagagGACTGGAGAAAACTAAGTGCATCAAAAGCATGAAAAAAAAGAACTAATTCATTCTATGTTTAACAGAAGGCAAACAACAGTAAACGATAAACACATGATGTCAAGAAAGCATATAACGAGAGAGACATGGTAGAAGGTGGACTCTGGATTGAGTACCTAACATATACCCTAGATGATATCGAACTATGGTCCAAGGATCACCAACCAACACCAAGATTGCAAGTAGAAGTGACACCCTGGACAGGTTAAGCATCTCATATATCCAACTTGAAATTAATAACACTCTTTCATGCAGTACATACTACAAACAATGCCAATATTAAACGTAGCTATAAAGTTATATGAATCATGCAAATATCTCAAATTTGTTTATGTACGAGAAAAAATGCACTCAAGATATATGACAGACGTGTTGAGTATCGTACCATGGGCATTCCGAGAGCCTTGAGATCCTCATCCGTCATGTGCATCAATGCAGTCATGTCTACCTGCAGAAACAATATCAAATGTGAACCTGAGAAAACTTTGCAGGCAATAGAATTGAAGAAAATAATCCAATAGCAATCCTGCGTACTTCCTCAGCCTGAAACGTTATTGAATACTTCTCAAGACCCAAAGACTCAAGAAATCCATCTACAGATTCACCCTGCACGGTAATAACATAAACCAGAACAAAATTTAAGTTGGGAATAGGATCAGAAGAGATATCCATCACGTCTTCTATTACAGGAAAAAAAGATGCACACAGAACTTTTGGCATGAAAACTAGACTCCTACTTCAAGCGGTGAGCATAAGATGGTTAGAGCTGAAATTTAGTGTTTCCTACCCCATCGAGAAAATGACACCAAAAGATAGGTCAGCCTGTTACTAGTTCGGATAGAATTTTATTATCTAGACAAGAACATGGAGCTGATTGACTGAATAACAAACTTCTTTCTTTTGTTTAGATAACAATAAAAGAACAAGGTCACCCAAAGACTTATCCGCTACCTTTTGCTGTGACTTTTTCCTTGAAGCAGTTGGATTGACAACTTTTTTAGCCTCTGCCATGGGAACATCAACTGCAACACTTTTTCGGGCAGGTTTAGCAAGTTCTTTAGGCTTTGACTTTGGTAGATCAGTATTAGCCTGCTGTGCATGTGCAATACCTGATAGCTTTACCCGTAGATCCTGGACACCTCCTGCAAGAGAGCCCTTTCCCTTTTGATATGTTTTCTTCAAACCCTTCTTTTGGAGTTTCAATCGCAGGTCATTAGCAGCAACTCGGCGAGCTTCAAATGCCAACCATAGACAAAGCATCAgtaatgaaaaccaaaattatggaaAAGGTTGTTTGCATATAATAATATCAAAACTACACCATACTTGAAACTCGGGGTTTGTCTTCGTCGTCATAAAGATCGTGTTTCCACTTGTTGTCATTTTGCCGCTGTCTGCCATGCGAACAAAACAAATAAGCATCAATAGAAGGAAATGAAATGCTTACAAAAAATTCAGATAACAATAAAGATCAGAATCCAGAAGCATAAGAAGTTCCAAAACAAGTTGACCTTGTTTTGATGAAAGATGCATGAATGTGTCACCATCAAGCATATCTGCAAGGGGCCAGAGTGTCCAACGATAATATGTTCAACTGCCCAAATCTAGCTTTATCATTTTAAATCAATCTTGAGCAAAATAACTATGACCAAGCTATATATTCCTTTGGTCGTCCTTCACCTTCCAGTATTGATAGTTTAGTCACTGCGTCCCAGTTCTTCACACAATCAACAAAATCTTTGATACAGAATTTGTTACTTTGCAAACTAAGCCTACCCACATTTTTGCAGATTAAATAAAGTAACTTCAACTACCACATTCATTCTCATTGAGACCAATCTCTGAATCCAAACTAAACAATCTAAATCTCCACTCGATTTGGATATTACACACTACTTAACATTCACATATCAACTCTtctattttgtgtgtgtttaatcATTCATCACTACGCTTCTTCATCAAATAAGATAATTTTTGTTGTTCTAATGCATCCATgtattatcctcaatgttcttaACTAACATCTACAAGTAAGCTATGTAACAGAAGCAGTGCCAGTAACCCTAAGACTTACATACATGAATCTACTGTGATGCCCCATTTGTAGACTGTTTTATTACCTAATAATTTTTGCTTAAAAAAAGTTTCTAGAGCTAACACACTGAAATTCATACTCGATACAAAATCAAACTCCAAAGTGGAGAAGTGTTTACTCGGCAGTAAAGTTTCAAACTTTAATACTCCTACATTCAAACTACCAAAATAAACTCCAGAGGGGAGGAGAGGGAGGGGGGGTGGTGGATGATTAAAGCAACGAAACAACGAGATACATACAATATAAAGGAATAAAATTTCAGGAGAAAAGGTTTGAACCTTTTGCTAAAGGACGTTCTGCCTCTACCATACTCCTCATCTGAATCTCCATTAAGGCGTTCTTTAACAGACCTTTTGTTGGTCTCAGCTACAACCCGATCCGCATACATGGTTTTATTTAAATTAAACAGCTACTAAGGTAGATAATCAAAAGcaaaaagaagaagacgaagaagaaaaaaaacctaaccctaattagggtttttgttaagATGATTATTATTCAAAAGGGAATAGATTGAATACTATTGAGAAGATGAATGAGAGTAATAATCTAGACAGTGGAATATCAAGGCGCCATTTTAGTTTTCTCTGTTGTGCTGGTTAATCAAGCAGAGAAGTGGGATTTCGAGATCTTTGTGAAAGAGGAAACCAGAAAACTTCCCATGTCCACGTTATCACACTCTCAAACGTGCAATTTCATCGGGAAGGGTTGACACTTTGACTTACGTTGACCAACTTTAATAATACATACTCCGTATTATTAAAGTATACTAGTttttcacccgtgcgatgcacggaCCTGTTTATTGCTTACATAATATTTAGTGCTCTCTTTATTTAgagaatatattacaaaaccaaaATGTGcaagaaataaaataaacaaaatttcataatctCTTATCACAATAATCTATATTATAAGCTATTgttaaacaaaaacaaactatTTGGTAGGGATTAAACTTCCTTTGATTATTTGAATAAAACCATATTGTTCGTATCAAATTGAAGGTTCACACCCTTTTTGCCTAtggtttttttgttatttttgtatgtCTGTGTTTGCCTATGGTTTTATGTTTTAATAGTTTAAGTCTTGTTCTGGTTAATCTGATAGGCTTGTCCGGctatattgaaggagttttctCCTTTTCATATGGGTTTGTCAGTGCTGTTAGTAATGTTGATTTAGTTCTAGATTTACTTGTATTAGGTTtagtaatgaaaaaaaaaacaggagtAACTCGTTCAAGATCATCATCTTCAAGTTCATACACTGAAAAAAAATTATCACATCTCCAAAGCCGAGTCAGTCCGTCGATTCGCTTCCCTACAGACACGTAAAGACTGATTCAGATTACTGCTGCTACTTTAGACACCCTGGTAACTATTTGAGACACTTGAGACATTATGGTTACTTCTTGGTTACTGTTACAACTAAATGGGTCATTGGTTCCTTGATTGCATTAGGCAATCTAAAATTGAAAAGCTCCGGTTCATGTTTACATGTTCTGATGATCATTGGGTTGGATTTTATCCAGTTATTGCCTTGTGCATTGATTCATACCCTAGATGTTTTGTCCTCTCCTATGCGAGAGAGAAGGTTTTACGAAACAGTTTATAGCTCTGAAGAGATTGATTGGATAGGTAAGAATTGGTGGAGATATTATTACTTGTATGGTAAGAATTGGTGGAGATATTATTCCTAAATTAGATTTCTTATTATATGTATTGAGGTTAGCCTcttttttgacaaaaaaaaaatatgtctctttttctttttttgatgtgAAGTTCTTCAAAGTATAGATACGTATACTTTGCCTTTTAATATTGTTCCACAAGTCTTCTATATTCTTcttttttgtgaatttgttgttTTCTGCCATTTATCGTTGTTCTTTTTAATTACCGCGTGTAGGTAGTGATATTCATACCTGTATATATTACGAAGCTCTTCTAGCTTCATCGAGTTATTTTTTGGGGCTAAAGATCGCTTACATTTGGTTTCTATACACTTCTTGGCACAAAAAATGGGTCCAAGAAGTGCgctttaagactaaaaatataattTCATGACCGTCGGTGATCCCTTGTGGCACTCCCTTGGTTTCGTCCCTGTGCACCGATCTGCTTGCCGgttatgaaatacaaaaaaatgttaaattattataataaaaattcAGTAAACTTCATGTCATGGTTTTGAGTGCAACATCTTCGAATCAAAACATATACTTAGTAGTACTTATTCCATCTTCATTTTAGAATCCCCTGTTTCTTAAAGTTTTAATATTCTTTAAATTTTAAGAGCTCAAACTTCTGTTTTCTTATATATTTGTATCTTTTttgcctcgcgtttttaggggccactcaaaaggatttaggggccaacaataaaacaaaaaaggtcaccccaaagggaaaatgtagccagcccttatctcgcgtaattcgtaatggcaaaattacccttatatattcggaggatatgataacatttttattctccgatttcaatcggaagacaaaaatttacccagacttccgattgtagtcggtgcagtattagaatgatttctgtttcattttttccatttctttttcatttttgagttgttaaagttatagagaagaaggtgaaggaaaaaagagaaaacccattttatcactacaaaaatggatggatatgaagaagaaggtgagaatcatggcgaagacgatttggggtatatgttgaatgatccaaacttttgtggagaggaaaacctagacgaccctttcatggaagaaaatggagaatcgcctgatattgaagctaacgatgcatgtaaaacacaggtattgtgttaagaaactcaaatactcgatttgcatgcgtttgtgtgcttttgtaaacaagaaaaaccgattattgcatgcattgaatgccatgaactacccagattcggtagataatttctcgaataaacttacgaatataacacactgagtaccaaatatgtatattcggtagttccaagatagtagtttactgccgaatatgagaaaaaaccccaaactggttttccaaaaaaatctacattcggtagttatgtagagttatttacctccgaatggacccaaaaacgaattcctcaaaaaaattcaaaactcagtattcttatcctttataatcggtaatagtttaacattatttgactgccgaatataacagtggcctcaaaataaaatttccgaaaacatgaaaatcggatgtttatcgattaaagttatctcccggatATTTATATTcggttgttttactatatattttagatttcgattatatcattttttgcactcagtaaactgtgtacattcatttgcataatcgggtgttttgggcaaccgataggattccgaatatagtatattcggcagtttgacttatttaataacctccaattattgtataataatttgttgctttcatatgcaggccgttgaagagtttgttgatgatttgtatttgaggcccgacacttccatatactatgcaaacgatttggtatactcattactatttttcttttttttcaaaatttatatgttaaatggttatgcttattagatttgttttgttttatgcacgtttagacatttggaagtaagaaggaggcaaaggaatggcttatgaacaaggcaaaagataacatgtgcgtggtagttcaaaataatcatgttagtgacactcgatgtgaaatgatttgtgagcgaggtgggacgcgaaagagtcacgagggaaagaatagtaagtacgtacggaagacgaataggaaataccgaagaaataccaagaagataggatgcccatttaagattgtcttctataagcccgatggtattaaaggtaaagagtataaaatgtataaagttgataacggttgtcacaaccatgatgatccgttggatttaattggacatgtaatggttgccaagttaaaaccacatcaaatgcagatggTGAGGTCTATGcagatccaaaaagcgagtgcgatcttaagtaaaataaaggcggacgaccccgataacttgtcttctttgtctacaattaagtcggccctagctacgatcaaaaggactgaatgggatggtagaacggtcatgcaacaatcggagtggttagcggagttacacggctacaccttgagaagggaagaaaaggatggtatagtggttcgtattttcttggcacatcccgaaatgatccaattggctcaatgctttcatcaaattttgttgatagatgctacttataagacaaacaagtataacatgccgttgttgaacattgcttgccatacttcggacaaacacacgtttacgattgcatggggtttaatggatcatgagaacaatgtgagtttcatttggatgttggagacattgaggtccatttataacggtgataattttccaagggttattgtaacggataacgatcaagccttaatgcatgcaatagcatTAGTGTTTCCGGAAgaccaaaacttgcaatgtacgtggcacattcaatgcaatctcaaaaccaattgccatcatcatttccaagctaaaagaccaaggaagggtaccaagaggtcaaatgaataggatgagcgcattagtaaattaaccgtggaagaacgtaaggaagaggataggttatttgaagaaaagtggaaggaggatggaattatttggaaaatgttcatgaaagcatggaacaaaatcgtttggtcgatgaccgaggaaatttacaaatgtaacttgaagaaatttgaggatgaataaggcacggactacccaaaaccggttgagtattgtaaaaaacaatggttaacgattaaggagaggcttgtgtttgcatggacatatgaatatcgtaacttcaagaacgaagcgacaagcattgcggaggggtctcatggtcgactaaagaaaatactaattggtagtcaaaatggagttgtgtcgatccaagaagcaatccatgaattcaccaatcgtgatctcgtaaagattaggaaatgtatgcaatttagtgtacaccaattctcgatggaacatattaaggaaaaattgcttttaaggggagttgttcatgaAGTTTCAAGAtaggcaataaatcgcatgatgaaacaattgaagttatataaaaattatgatgacgagaatacggtttatgtttgcaaggatatgataggtattggactcccgtgtcgtcataagttgggtaggtatgttgaagtgattgacaacaatgatattcatccattttggaagcaattaaatttcactccgaacaccccggtaattgatggtccgtctttcttggagtcggaattgtgtgcacgaatagctgagcgttacgctacatcaaacggaaccaaaaagcaaatattgatgcataatttggaggaagcccttcacccttgtttaagggaagttgatgaacctattaagcaaaagaacaccggtaggccgaacaccgaagtgtcgaggaccatccaaagaaaagagttgaaagagtatttgtctaataaaagaatattgtctaggcacgagcgttcggaagccgaatttgaagatgagccggaacctaagaaaataggtcgtccaagaaatgatcaaagtggaccaaccacccgacaagtaaggccaaagatctctacaaaGCCTTCTCAAGTAACTCaccccaatgttgtcgaagaagttgttgagcaaatgaacgcctcgcaacaaacccaaccaatggaaattcttactataaaagaggacaaaggtactcttcgttgccctagagatcttaatggaagaccaaatcgatccacatatacaatatacaaaaagtatttggaacaactccctccacttatcattccatttgttttgtcgaccgacgaggttgatggggatggaaattatgggtttcacgttgctacggaacaaatgggttactttagagaggcggatatcgaagatctcacccaatgccaatatttaagaaataagatggcggtacaactagtgaaggacaagggtttttatatggagatgatgaggcgaggagatagata is a genomic window of Papaver somniferum cultivar HN1 unplaced genomic scaffold, ASM357369v1 unplaced-scaffold_137, whole genome shotgun sequence containing:
- the LOC113334887 gene encoding uncharacterized protein LOC113334887; the encoded protein is MMSSDKKSSTVKLFCPSLSKLVPWVIKKEDESLDLGLIANTFGLEPSTLKINNHFISRGIDFVSSSVSWKSLLSFFASRGLATGSSEHDVIVIDGRVCKPGTKRGRSNPLEIGSSDDMSRESTGLSNNTEGSMVDINLFKKIKTDTCNSGVCQLLSESSSEGREKIKFSSLAVKRKPLVEDINPPKKEKISESSSGRLNFPMTSPVVRSVRNCIDGSISGSLKRLRIDEMIMATPGKRQR
- the LOC113334888 gene encoding ankyrin repeat and SAM domain-containing protein 6-like produces the protein MYADRVVAETNKRSVKERLNGDSDEEYGRGRTSFSKRQRQNDNKWKHDLYDDEDKPRVSTRRVAANDLRLKLQKKGLKKTYQKGKGSLAGGVQDLRVKLSGIAHAQQANTDLPKSKPKELAKPARKSVAVDVPMAEAKKVVNPTASRKKSQQKGESVDGFLESLGLEKYSITFQAEEVDMTALMHMTDEDLKALGMPMGPRKKILLALDSRE